DNA sequence from the Trichocoleus desertorum ATA4-8-CV12 genome:
CAGTAGTTGATATTCGTTCTAGCAAACTGGATGAATGGTTGGCTAAAAATAACACTTCCAAACAGAATTACTCCGAGTCCCAAAGCCAGCAACTATTAGACGAAATTCAGTCTGAGCTGGCTGCAAAAAATGTATCGCTTAGTTTTCAGTTAATAGCAAGACTGGGACAAGCATTAGCACAAACTGAGGGGACTAATGCAATTAAGGCATTGAGAAATATGATACAAAGAGAGGAAGCAAAGGAACGAATAAAATTAGAAGCTCAGGATGCTGCTCAATCAGTTCGTGGCTTTCTCAACGACTATGTTAAGTGGCTTAAATTTCAGCATAATCCTTTAAGTAGAATTGATGGTTATCGGATTAGTTCAAAGTATATTTTGGAGTTTTATCATGCTGAGCTAAACTTAGCAAAATTTCTCTATCGAGATATTACCGATCCAGTTATGTATCCGGATTACAAAGATATTCCTGTGATCATGGAATTGCGTAGAATGCGAAGTCAGGAGGAAAATTCTCCTAGCAAGGCCAACGAGATTAATCCCATCAAACGCAATCCATCTTGGCAAGAGCTAGGGCAACTGCTCAAAAAACTACTACACTTATGTTCCCCACGACATCAACCTTGCGAGACTTGGAATGTTAATTTAGGCAGGCTGAGAACTCAACGAGGAGTGGCAAAAGATTTTCAACGTTATCTAATTGTTATGTTCTTTCGCATTATTGCTCCTGACCGTCAGCATGTAGTTCGGGAGTTGAAGGTACACGATACTCTAAGGCTTTACTATCTCGATTGGGAAACCAATAGTTATGAGGAAGCTCCTTGGGACTCCAAGTTAAAGCGTTATAAGGTTTACTTCAACATTTACACGAAACTCTATTACTTAGACCCTGCTGATGCAAGGGATGACAAAGGAAATGCTCCTTCTCACCCCCAGGGAAAAGCTTTCGAATGGGTGGTTGATTTAGATGAGACACAAACCAAAACTGATCGAGAAAGTACCTACAGAGTTCCTAAAATCTACAATCCAGAATTACAAGCATGGCTTTATGGACGTGAGGATTATTCACCTACATGGCATAATTGGCCCACACAGGCTGGAAGTAAACAAAGAAGTCGTTACCGCGAAGAACAGTTCAATTGGTGCGGTTATGTGATTCCAGAGACAAAGCAACTATCTGGCTTCCGGGATATATTTCAGCCACAGCACGATAATGTTTTCACACAATTAAATGGTAATTCATTCAAGGTAGCTTCCTTGAGAGACTTATATGAGAATCTCATTTGGAATCATTTAGGTATTAGAGCTAATCCGCATGGCGTAAGAAGCTCCGCAACTAGTTATTTTGAACGTCAAGGCATGACGCACTCAGAGAGCAAGTCTTTGGCTACTCTAAAAAACCACAGTGTTGAAATGCAAAATAGCTCAGCATATAACAAGTTGAAGGCTTTAGAAAAAACTGCACAAGCTTCCAGAATGATTACAGAAGACTTTCTAAAGGAGCATAATTTGAACTCAGACGAATACGGACTTGCCTAGCTTAACAAATAGCTAATGATGTTCTAGGCATGGCAATTATTTTACAGAAATAGCATTCCTAAGCTAAGTAATTCCTACGTCTAGAACATGAGCCAAATGGTTTAGCCTATCGATATTGAAATAGAGAGCAGATAGGCTCTGCTCTTCATTCATAACTACTTAGAGCGATCGCTCTAAGAGGACGTTTGAGAAGTTGAGTGGAGAGTAAAAAAGCTCTCAGGACATACGCTGTAGATACTGAATCACAGCACCGTTGAGAGCCATGAGTAAAGCATACGCCAGCAACCTGACTCCAGAGCAGTTTGACCTACTTGAGCCGTTGATTCCTCCTGCAAAACCGGGTGGTCGTCCCCGCTCTGTGGACATCTGGGCAGTTCTCAATGCAATCTTTTACGTGCTGTGTGAAGGATGTCGTTGGCGCTCGTTGCCGGGTGACTTCCCCAACTGGCAAACGGTCTACACCTATTTTCGCAACTGGCGCATCGATGGAACTTGGGTGAAAATGCATGACCATCTGCACCAGTGGGTGCGAGCGGATCAGGAGCGAGCGGCGAGTCCATCGGAAGCCATCCTCGACTCTCAAAGCGTCAAAACTGCGGCCAGGGTGAGCAAGCAGGTGGGATTTGATGCCGCTAAAGTGATCAAGGGTCGCAAACGATTCTTGACGGTCGATACCCTGGGATTGGTGTTGCGTGTCTTTGTGAGTGCTGCGAGTGTGAGGGAGCGCGAAGGCGCTAAACAAGTACTCAAGCGCGTCAAACGCATGGGTAAAGCGGTGGCGCGCCTGCACACCCTTTGGGTCGATGGTGGCTATGATGGCAATTCGTTCATGGTTTGGGTGATGGACGTTTGTCGGTGGATTGTGCAGGTCGTACTCAGACCGGAGCAAACCAAA
Encoded proteins:
- a CDS encoding IS5 family transposase, encoding MSKAYASNLTPEQFDLLEPLIPPAKPGGRPRSVDIWAVLNAIFYVLCEGCRWRSLPGDFPNWQTVYTYFRNWRIDGTWVKMHDHLHQWVRADQERAASPSEAILDSQSVKTAARVSKQVGFDAAKVIKGRKRFLTVDTLGLVLRVFVSAASVREREGAKQVLKRVKRMGKAVARLHTLWVDGGYDGNSFMVWVMDVCRWIVQVVLRPEQTKGFVLLKKRWVVERTFGWLMEARRLVRDYELLPATSETWIYLAMLRIMVRRLA